In the genome of Oncorhynchus gorbuscha isolate QuinsamMale2020 ecotype Even-year linkage group LG05, OgorEven_v1.0, whole genome shotgun sequence, the window ACAAACCACACCGGCAGCTGGAGAATGACACCGTATACCACGCTCATTTTGCCTGGGCCTTTCATTAATCAGATGCACTGTTTTCCACTGTAGAAACCAAAGTGGGTCAGTCAACTGCCCTGGAGAAACTTGAGAGTTTCTCTGCTTACTTAATAGAGATCACAGGGGCCTTTCACTTCCTCTAAAATATGCCATTCATGAATAATGTTGGTCATGTAGTTATGGCTACATCATTGCTGTAGATAAacaggttttagacatttttctTCATTGCCAGTTGACCAAGAATCGCAGTCTAACCATTATAATATCTATCCTTCCTCTTTCACTTTCATTAGTCATTCAACCACCCGGCCGTGAGAGCCAGGCCCTGTCCAGTGGGAGGACAGCAGTGCAGGAGGGAAACTCAGGAACCCAAGACCTTGTTGGACGTACAAGCTTACCTGTCCAAACCACTCATCTGTCATCCAACAGTGACAATGTCCACACTGTCTGTCCTCCAGTGCCTAAGGCAGACTTTACTTTTGCTGCCTGTCCGCCATACAGAGCTCACAGTGACAGTGATGGGAGGTTAACCAGGGAGGAGCTGCTAAGCCAGACAGACCTGGCAGGAGGGACACCCTCGACTGTGTATCAGCCACAGATCTCCTCGGTCCAACCAGACATGACAGCATCCACCCCATCAGAAGAGCCCCCACCCTACAGCCCACCTGACCCCAAGATGACCTATATTATCTATCCCCCACAACCACCTCACTACCCAGGACCCCCTGTCATAGCCTGCCAGCCAGGACCCAACCAGCCAGCCTTCTACCAGGCCCAGTTCATGCCTTCACCCAGCTACCCTCCCAACACCATAGTAAGAGAGCATCAGAGTATCAGTATAGAGCAAAAGAAAACTAGTGTAAATGTGCTGCCAAACGCATATACTTTctcatgtggtggtggtggatggaggTATTTATTAGACACACAGTAAGTTTAGAACGGATTTGTACATTCAATTACTCCTCATAGCTGTATTGAATCACACGATTCCCGTACCGGTTCAAAAATCGATTCCCTTATGGCCACGCGAGACTACTTCCGGATTTAACAATAGATCTGACTATTGTCCTGTGACATAACGACAGTGTGTCATTTCTATTTGAAATCTCTATTCAAAATCAAGAATGTCCACTATTTTAATAGGTTATTGTGTCCCTGCATGTTTGCCTCTGTTGTGTTTCAGTACATGAGCGGCCCTCCACTGGGGGACGAGCAGCCTCCCCTGCCCAAGGACTACATGGTGGAGTCCCTGCTGGTCACCATCTTCTGCTGCCTTATGAGTGGCCTCATCGCCCTTTTGTACTCATATGAGGTAAATTGCCCACTCATATGAGGCACTACATCCTTAGTGCACTGACAAAGGCCTGGCTCTGAATTGAATTAGGGCAGAGAGTGGGCATGAGTTTCAGTGTAGGTGTAGTAGAATCCTAAGAATGCAGTGACACTACAGAGGCCTTCCTTACGGTAATGATGACATAACAAGATGTCTGATACAGTAGAAGAAGAATTACATAAAGTTCAATTCATTTGACTTTTATTGTACTCTATCAAACATCTTCCAAAAATACATATGCTTGTTGGCTACAGACCAAGTCCTGACTGAGCTGGTTGTCTCTCCACTCTGCTCTAGACCCGTGCTGCTCTGGCCAGAGGGGAcatgagggaggcagagagggctTCCCAGAAGGCCCGTTTGCTGGTGTTGTTCAGCCTGATGTTTGgggtgtttgtttgtgtgggaTGGATCATATATGTAGTGATATCTCTCTGTGCATAGCGATTTGCACCTGATAAACatctactcatttacatttgagtaatttagcatacgctcttatccagagtgacttacagttattGCATTAATCTCAAGATAGCTAGTTTTGACAACCACATACACTCccccctttgttgctataacagcctccactattctgggaaggctttccactagatgttggaacattgctgcggggacttccattcagccacaagagcattagtgaggttgggcactgatgttgggcgattaggcctagcacgcagttggcgttccaattcatcccaaaggtgttcgattgggttgaggtcaaggctttgttcAGAccggtcaagttcttccacaccaatctcaataAACCatctctgtatggaccttgctatGTGCACGgcggtggttagagcgttgggtcagtaaccaaaaggttgctggatcaaatctcCAAGctcacaaggtaaaaatctggcgttctgcccctgaacaaggcagttaacccactgttccccagtaggccgtcattgtaaataagaatttgttcttagctgacttgcctagttaaataaactgtTGCTACAAATTTCGAagaacagaatcgtctagaatgtcactgtatgTTGTAGCATTAAGACTTCTCTTCACTGGAAATAAGGGACCTAGcccgaaacatgaaaaacagccgcagaccaaacccagattcgtccgtcagtctgccagatggtgaagcggggttcatcactccagagaacacactTTCACTGCTCAAGAGTCCAACAGCGGCAAgcttaacaccccccccccccagccgaCGCTTGTCATTAAGCAGggcgatcttaggcttgtgtgcagctgcttggcacgaatagttattgtgctgacgttgcttccagaggcagtttggaactcggtagtgagtgttgcaactgaggacagatgatttttgcTAGAGCGGCACCCCCCTGCAGAGGagagctctagcaggacagaaatctgacaaactgacttgttggaaaggtggcatcctatggcggtgccacgttgaaagtctctgagctcttcagtaaggccat includes:
- the LOC124035173 gene encoding proline rich transmembrane protein 1B, yielding MDPVIQPPGRESQALSSGRTAVQEGNSGTQDLVGRTSLPVQTTHLSSNSDNVHTVCPPVPKADFTFAACPPYRAHSDSDGRLTREELLSQTDLAGGTPSTVYQPQISSVQPDMTASTPSEEPPPYSPPDPKMTYIIYPPQPPHYPGPPVIACQPGPNQPAFYQAQFMPSPSYPPNTIYMSGPPLGDEQPPLPKDYMVESLLVTIFCCLMSGLIALLYSYETRAALARGDMREAERASQKARLLVLFSLMFGVFVCVGWIIYVVISLCA